A stretch of DNA from Thiomicrospira sp. XS5:
GTTTTCGGCCGGTGACGGAAAATCCGTTGGAACCGGAAAATCGCCGGGTGGAAATTTATTTGGTGCCACAACTGGTGCCGATTGAGGAGGGGCCATGAGTGCGCAGGCCTTGAAAGCACGCAGCTCCTGGCTGTTTTCGTTTGGGGATGTGATCACGTTGCTGATTACGTTTTTCATTATGATGATTGTCCTGAATAAAGGCGAAATCACGCGAGTGCAAAAATGGACCGAGATGCAACTGGACTTGGCTTATGTCGATTTGAAGGAACAGATGGCTGGTGCACAGGGCATTTCGTTGGCGCGCAAAACCAATGGCATCCTGATCAATATCGATCAGGATGGCGCTTATGTCAAAGGTGGCTTTGAACCGTCCGAGTCCTTGAAAGATGAGCTGATACGTTTAGGGCAAGCCCTTGGCGGTTTGCAACTGTTTAAACTCAGTCTCGCGGATATGCCGAAAAAGGTAGTGGAATACGCTGAGGCGGACCACATGAAATGGCGCGCCGAAATTTCGGTGGAAGGACATTCCGATAACGACAAGATTGATCCGAATTCGGCCTTGCGCAATAACTGGTTCCTCAGCACCATGCGGGCGCAGAATGTGATGCGCTTGTTGTATGAGAACAGTGATTTATCACCACGGTTGTTCGGTATTGCCGGTTATGGCGAGTTCCGCCCCATTGCCTCCAACGACACGCCGGCAGGCAAGGCCTTGAATCGTCGAGTGCAGATTTTGGTAACCGCCAATTTTGAGAAGGATAATTGGTCGAGCGAATAAGTCGTTGACAGGTATTTTGTCAGTTTACCGGCAGTTGCCAATCAATGGGGACTTGCTGGTGCTGAGCCAGGTAATGGTTGGCTTGAGAAAACGGTTTGCTGCCGAAAAAACCGCGATAGGCGGAGAGCGGTGATGGATGGGGGCTTTTTAAAATCAAATGGCGCTGCGGGTCAATGAAGCGCCCTTTCTTTTGCGCGTAAGCGCCCCACAAGATAAACACCAAATGTTCGCGTTGCGTCGCCAGGGCATGGATAATGGCATCGGTAAATTGTTCCCAGCCGTGGTTCTGGTGGGCGTTGGGTTGGCCGGCCTCCACGGTGAGGACGGCGTTGAGCAGTAAGACGCCCTGGTCGGCCCAGGGTTGTAAATAGCCGCAATGCTGATTGTTGACATTGAGGTCGTCTTGCAACTCTTTATTAATGTTCAGCAGTGATTTTGGCAAAGGCTTAACGTCCGGCAGGACCGAAAAGCTCAAGCCGTGGGCGTGACCAATAGTCGGGTAAGGGTCTTGGCCGAGAATCACGACTTTGACCTTATCAAACGGCGTGCTGTTCAGGGCATTGAACCACAGACTGCCTTTCGGAAGAATACGCTTTCCCCGGGCCTTTTCGGCGGTTAAAAACGCCTTTAAATCTTGCATATAGGGTTGGTCGAATTCCTGTCCGACCACGGCCAGCCAAGACGGATCCAATTGGATGTTGGGTTGAGGCATTGAGTTTCTCTGGTTTAAAACGGGTTAATCAAATGGGGGCAACGGCCTGAACCGTAGGCTAAGGCGATAACCGGGCAATATGCCAGGCCTGGTCGTTTTCGTCGAAATGCGCAAAGCGGAAGCGATCGTGCAAACGATTCGGGCGACCTTGCCAGAATTCGAAATAGGTGGGCATCAAACGATAGCCGCCCCAGTGCTCGGGGCAGGGGATCTCGCCTAAATGTTCTTCGGCGGCGATTTCCATATTCTGTTCCAGCGTTTTTCGGCCCGGTACTTCGGCACTTTGTTGCGAAATCAGTGCGGCCAATTGGCTGTCCCGCGGGCGGGACTTGAAATAAGCTTCCGAATCGTCACGGGAAATCTTTTCCAGCGTGCCTTCAATACGGACCTGGCGATCCAGTTCCGGCCAGAAAAACAGCAGGGCGCCTTTCGGATTGTCGGCGATTTGCTGGCCTTTGGCGCTTTCGTAATGGGTGTAAAAAACCAAGCCTTCACGCCCAAACGTTTTCAGCAGGACGATACGGCTGTGCGGTTGGCCGGCCTCATCCACCGTGGACAGGCTCATGGCGGTGGGGTCTTGTGCCATACGTTCGTAGGCGAAGTCCATCCATTCGGAGAACTGTTGGAAAGGGTCGAGATGCAAATCGGCGTGATTGAGTGTGGCAAACTCGTATTGACGGCGTTCGTCGTGATAGTCTCGATTGGGCATTGGTTCGGTTCTCGTTTGAATCCATAGAATATTAGGGTTAATATAACTCAACTGAAAAATACTTACCACATGACTTACCACTTAGGAGTTCCCTTACGTGAGCGAAAATTACAATGCGTCCGAAATCGAGGTTTTAACAGGGCTGGATCCGGTTCGAAAACGGCCGGGGATGTATACCGATACCACGCGTCCCAATCACTTGGCGCAAGAGGTAATCGATAACAGTGTGGATGAAGCCATTGCTGGTCATGCTTCGGAAATCACGGTGACGCATTTTGCAGACGGCTCCATTATGGTGGAAGACAATGGACGAGGCATGCCGGTGGACATTCACCCGGAAGAGGGCGTGCCGGGGGTGGAAGTCATTTTGACCAAACTGCATGCCGGTGGGAAGTTCTCCAGTAAAGCCTATCAGTTCTCCGGCGGTTTGCACGGGGTGGGGGTGTCGGTCGTCAATGCCTTGTCGAAGCGGGTGGAAATTCAAATCAAACGCGGTGGTCAACAGCATCAGATCGCCTTTGAGAACGGTGAGTTGGTCGAGCCGCTGGAAGTGATTGGTAAGGTCGGCAAGAAAAACACCGGGACGGCGTTACGTTTCTGGCCGGACGCCACGTTTTTTGACACACCGAAGTATGCCTTGACCAAATTAAAACATTTATTGCGCGCCAAAGCGGTCCTCAGCCCGGGGCTGAAGGTCACCTTTTTCGACGAACCGAGTCAGGAAAAAACCGAGTGGCAATACGACGACGGTTTGCGTGATTATTTGAATCAAGCGCTGGACGGTGTCGAGCGCTCCCCGCTGGAAGGGTTTGTTGGCGAGTCGCATAATGAAAATGAAGGGGTCTCCTGGGCGATTACCTGGTTGGACGAACCGTCTGAAAACCTGCTGGAAAGCTATGTAAACTTGATTCCGACGCCGCAGGGCGGGACGCATGTCAACGGTTTGCGGGCGGGGGCGACGGATGCGATTCGAGAGTTTTGCGAATTCCGAAACTTGCTACCGCGCGGGGTGAAATTGACACCGGAAGACGTGTGGCAGAATGTGGCGTTTGTACTGTCAGCCAAAGTGCGCGAACCGCAGTTTGCCGGGCAGACTAAAGAGCGTTTGTCGTCGCGTGAATGCGTGCCATTTATTTCCGGGGTGGTGAAAGACAGCTTGAGTTTATGGCTGAACCAGCATACCGATGTGGCGGAAAAGATTGCCGAGATTGTCATCAATAACGCCAATAATCGCAATAAGAAAGCCAAGAAAATCACCCGTAAGAAAATTACTTCCGGCCCGGCGTTGCCAGGCAAGTTGGCCGATTGCACCGAGTCGGATTTGAACCGTACCGAACTGTTTTTGGTGGAAGGGGATTCCGCCGGGGGTTCCGCCAAACAGGCGCGTGATAAAAATTTCCAAGCCATTATGCCGTTGCGCGGCAAAATTCTGAATACCTGGGAAGTGGACCCGGGGCAGGTGTTGGCCTCGGCGGAAATTCACGACATCAGTGTGGCCATTGGTGTGGATCCGGGCGCAGAAGATTTGGCGAGTTTGCGTTACGGTAAAATTTGTATTCTGGCGGATGCCGACTCCGATGGGGCGCATATTGCGACCTTGATTTGTGCGTTGTTTGTTAAACACTTCCCGAAATTGGTGGAAAACGGCCATGTCTATGTGGCCATGCCGCCGCTGTATCGGGTGGATGTCGGCAAGCAGGTGTTTTATGCGTTGGATGAAGCCGAAAAAACCGGCATTCTGGATCGTGTCGAATCCGAAAAAATGCCCGGTAAGGTACAGGTGACTCGCTTTAAAGGGTTGGGTGAAATGAATCCGAAGCAGTTGCGAGAAACCACCATGATGCCGGAAACACGTCGTTTGATCCAGTTAAGCTTGGATGAAGAAACGTCGGTCACGGTAATGGATAAGTTATTGGCCAAAAAGCGCTC
This window harbors:
- the parE gene encoding DNA topoisomerase IV subunit B yields the protein MSENYNASEIEVLTGLDPVRKRPGMYTDTTRPNHLAQEVIDNSVDEAIAGHASEITVTHFADGSIMVEDNGRGMPVDIHPEEGVPGVEVILTKLHAGGKFSSKAYQFSGGLHGVGVSVVNALSKRVEIQIKRGGQQHQIAFENGELVEPLEVIGKVGKKNTGTALRFWPDATFFDTPKYALTKLKHLLRAKAVLSPGLKVTFFDEPSQEKTEWQYDDGLRDYLNQALDGVERSPLEGFVGESHNENEGVSWAITWLDEPSENLLESYVNLIPTPQGGTHVNGLRAGATDAIREFCEFRNLLPRGVKLTPEDVWQNVAFVLSAKVREPQFAGQTKERLSSRECVPFISGVVKDSLSLWLNQHTDVAEKIAEIVINNANNRNKKAKKITRKKITSGPALPGKLADCTESDLNRTELFLVEGDSAGGSAKQARDKNFQAIMPLRGKILNTWEVDPGQVLASAEIHDISVAIGVDPGAEDLASLRYGKICILADADSDGAHIATLICALFVKHFPKLVENGHVYVAMPPLYRVDVGKQVFYALDEAEKTGILDRVESEKMPGKVQVTRFKGLGEMNPKQLRETTMMPETRRLIQLSLDEETSVTVMDKLLAKKRSSDRKTWLEEKGDLAEVV
- a CDS encoding OmpA family protein, whose product is MSAQALKARSSWLFSFGDVITLLITFFIMMIVLNKGEITRVQKWTEMQLDLAYVDLKEQMAGAQGISLARKTNGILINIDQDGAYVKGGFEPSESLKDELIRLGQALGGLQLFKLSLADMPKKVVEYAEADHMKWRAEISVEGHSDNDKIDPNSALRNNWFLSTMRAQNVMRLLYENSDLSPRLFGIAGYGEFRPIASNDTPAGKALNRRVQILVTANFEKDNWSSE
- the ung gene encoding uracil-DNA glycosylase yields the protein MPQPNIQLDPSWLAVVGQEFDQPYMQDLKAFLTAEKARGKRILPKGSLWFNALNSTPFDKVKVVILGQDPYPTIGHAHGLSFSVLPDVKPLPKSLLNINKELQDDLNVNNQHCGYLQPWADQGVLLLNAVLTVEAGQPNAHQNHGWEQFTDAIIHALATQREHLVFILWGAYAQKKGRFIDPQRHLILKSPHPSPLSAYRGFFGSKPFSQANHYLAQHQQVPIDWQLPVN
- the pdxH gene encoding pyridoxamine 5'-phosphate oxidase, with translation MPNRDYHDERRQYEFATLNHADLHLDPFQQFSEWMDFAYERMAQDPTAMSLSTVDEAGQPHSRIVLLKTFGREGLVFYTHYESAKGQQIADNPKGALLFFWPELDRQVRIEGTLEKISRDDSEAYFKSRPRDSQLAALISQQSAEVPGRKTLEQNMEIAAEEHLGEIPCPEHWGGYRLMPTYFEFWQGRPNRLHDRFRFAHFDENDQAWHIARLSP